A genome region from Tolypothrix sp. PCC 7712 includes the following:
- a CDS encoding phosphonate ABC transporter ATP-binding protein, translated as MNDHIIECHNLETAYAASLNRPILNGINCQIQRGEFVVLLGLNGAGKSTLLRSLVGLVPLVKGEIQINGVTLSKRTLGAIRRDVGMLFQGGGLIKQLSALENVLCGRLGNRTTWQTLWGFPQRDRLLALELLDQLGLRELANQKTSQLSGGQQQRVAIARALIQSPQILLADEPITGLDVLACQQVMQTFSDLHAQGMTIVTVLHDLGIAAEYAQRAIVVDAGCIVYDGPCDNLQAKFSQVSA; from the coding sequence ATGAACGACCATATCATTGAGTGCCACAATTTAGAGACAGCTTATGCGGCATCTCTTAATCGCCCTATCTTAAATGGGATTAATTGTCAAATTCAACGGGGTGAATTTGTAGTATTGCTGGGACTCAATGGTGCTGGTAAGTCTACCTTATTGCGATCGCTTGTTGGGTTGGTTCCCCTAGTAAAGGGAGAAATCCAAATCAATGGTGTGACGCTGAGTAAGCGCACACTAGGCGCAATCCGCCGGGATGTCGGGATGTTATTTCAAGGCGGCGGATTGATTAAGCAATTATCAGCCCTAGAAAATGTTCTATGTGGACGGCTAGGTAATCGCACAACTTGGCAAACTTTATGGGGATTTCCCCAACGCGATCGCCTTTTGGCATTAGAGTTATTAGATCAGTTGGGCTTAAGAGAATTAGCCAACCAAAAAACCAGTCAACTCAGTGGTGGACAACAGCAAAGAGTAGCGATCGCCCGGGCTTTAATCCAATCACCACAAATATTATTAGCCGATGAACCGATTACCGGCTTAGATGTCTTAGCTTGTCAGCAGGTAATGCAGACTTTTTCAGACTTGCACGCCCAAGGAATGACGATTGTTACAGTGTTGCATGATTTGGGCATCGCTGCCGAATATGCCCAACGTGCGATCGTTGTCGATGCAGGGTGCATTGTTTATGACGGCCCTTGCGATAACTTACAAGCAAAATTTTCCCAAGTTTCAGCATAA
- the urtE gene encoding urea ABC transporter ATP-binding subunit UrtE has protein sequence MLNISNLNVYYGESHILRNVDLNVPSGQMICLIGRNGVGKTTLLKTIMGLLKPRSGTINLEGNLINSKSPDQRAKMGIGYVPQGREIIPRLTVKENLLLGLEARKNPVKKAEIPEEIFGLFPVLKTMLSRMGGDLSGGQQQQLAIARALMGQPRLLVLDEPTEGIQPSIILEIEAAVRRIVETTGISVLLVEQHLHFVRQADYYYAMQKGGIVASGSTNELSQDVIQRFLAV, from the coding sequence ATGCTAAACATCTCTAACCTTAACGTTTACTACGGTGAAAGCCATATTCTTCGCAACGTAGATTTGAATGTACCATCTGGGCAAATGATATGCCTAATTGGACGCAATGGTGTTGGTAAAACAACTCTACTTAAAACCATTATGGGTTTACTTAAACCCCGCAGTGGCACAATTAATTTAGAAGGAAATTTAATCAATTCTAAATCACCCGACCAAAGGGCAAAAATGGGAATTGGTTATGTTCCCCAAGGAAGAGAAATTATTCCCCGATTAACAGTTAAAGAAAACTTGCTGTTGGGGTTAGAAGCTAGAAAGAACCCAGTAAAAAAAGCTGAAATTCCAGAAGAAATTTTTGGCTTATTTCCAGTTTTAAAAACCATGCTGTCGCGCATGGGTGGTGATTTAAGTGGAGGACAGCAACAACAACTTGCGATCGCACGTGCTTTAATGGGACAGCCTCGATTACTCGTCTTAGATGAACCCACCGAAGGTATTCAACCCTCAATTATCCTAGAAATTGAAGCCGCAGTGCGTCGCATTGTTGAAACTACAGGAATTTCTGTTTTATTGGTAGAACAACACTTACACTTTGTCCGCCAGGCTGATTACTATTACGCTATGCAAAAAGGCGGGATTGTGGCTTCTGGTTCCACCAATGAACTTAGCCAAGATGTAATTCAACGATTTTTGGCTGTTTAG
- the phnE gene encoding phosphonate ABC transporter, permease protein PhnE yields the protein MNDLLNSSIFRRYSWVSWLIIPLIAVVVYIWALQGLKVDYAVLSTSWPYITDFISRLFPPDWTVLDIAVKALIETVQMSLWGTTIGAIISLPIAIASASNVAPQWLQWLANLLQNTVRSVPSIILGLIFVAATGLGAPAGTLALGIYTIGYLAKFYQQAIEAVNSRSLESLEVIGASKLQIAQYGILPQVLPLALGYTFWMFEYNIRAASVLGVVGAGGIGFQLKSYIDGFEYNKATTMMLVLLVVVTVIDAFSSQLRRRLDSM from the coding sequence ATGAATGACTTGTTGAATTCCTCTATTTTCCGGCGCTATTCTTGGGTGAGTTGGCTGATTATCCCCTTAATAGCTGTTGTCGTTTATATTTGGGCGTTACAAGGGCTAAAAGTCGATTATGCAGTCCTGAGTACTAGCTGGCCATATATCACTGATTTTATCTCCAGGTTATTCCCCCCAGATTGGACAGTTTTAGATATCGCAGTTAAAGCATTGATTGAAACTGTACAGATGTCACTTTGGGGAACTACCATCGGTGCAATTATTTCTTTACCGATTGCGATCGCTAGCGCCAGCAACGTTGCGCCCCAATGGTTGCAATGGTTAGCGAATTTACTCCAAAATACTGTGCGTTCCGTCCCGTCTATTATTCTCGGTTTAATTTTTGTCGCCGCCACAGGATTAGGCGCACCAGCCGGGACATTAGCCTTAGGAATTTACACCATCGGCTACCTCGCTAAATTTTATCAACAAGCAATTGAAGCCGTTAACTCTCGTTCTTTAGAATCCTTAGAAGTGATTGGTGCATCCAAATTGCAAATTGCCCAATATGGAATTTTGCCCCAAGTGCTGCCATTAGCATTAGGTTATACCTTCTGGATGTTTGAATACAATATCCGTGCTGCTTCTGTTTTAGGTGTCGTGGGTGCAGGTGGAATTGGCTTTCAGTTGAAGAGTTACATTGACGGATTTGAATACAACAAAGCTACAACCATGATGTTGGTATTGCTGGTAGTAGTAACAGTAATTGATGCTTTTAGCAGTCAATTACGCCGTCGTTTAGATTCGATGTAG
- a CDS encoding ABC transporter permease subunit — protein MLTGFLDAVFNGISIGSVLLIAALGLAIIFGLMGVINMAHGELMMFGAYTTFVVQNGCKQLGGFWFEIYIFLALVIAFIFTAFIGLILEKGVIRYLYGRPLETLLATWGVSLIFQQFVRSVNWVLIICLVLFSLLFFGGLWFLNSRNNLERVRNWVVAVILLLSLAITITTGNLLSQTYKLAVTQPWFGAQNVDVTAPRWLQSGISVAGVQLPFARLFIIGLTIICVAGIYLFLQRSKWGLRIRSVTQNRSMSACLGIPTQTVDAITFALGSGLAGVAGCAISLLGSVGPNTGQNYIIDTFMVVVVGGVGNLAGTIVAALGIGTANFLIGSGTLALLLTPVKPLVDFFTFFATTSMAKVMVFVLIILFLQWKPAGIFPQKGRTVDA, from the coding sequence GTGTTAACAGGTTTTTTAGATGCGGTATTTAATGGAATTAGTATTGGTTCTGTATTGTTAATTGCGGCATTGGGATTAGCCATTATATTTGGCTTGATGGGCGTAATTAATATGGCGCATGGCGAATTGATGATGTTTGGTGCTTATACCACATTCGTTGTGCAAAATGGCTGTAAACAATTGGGCGGGTTTTGGTTTGAGATTTATATATTTCTGGCTTTAGTTATCGCTTTTATTTTCACAGCTTTTATCGGCTTAATTCTAGAAAAAGGCGTAATTCGCTATCTTTATGGACGACCGCTAGAAACTCTCTTGGCAACTTGGGGAGTGAGTTTAATATTTCAGCAGTTTGTCCGCAGTGTAAATTGGGTATTAATCATTTGCTTAGTTTTATTTTCTCTATTATTTTTTGGGGGTTTGTGGTTTTTAAATTCCCGCAATAATTTAGAGAGAGTGCGTAACTGGGTTGTAGCGGTAATTTTATTGCTATCTCTAGCAATTACAATCACTACAGGTAATTTATTAAGTCAAACTTACAAACTAGCAGTAACTCAGCCTTGGTTTGGGGCGCAAAATGTGGATGTCACAGCACCAAGATGGTTGCAATCTGGGATATCTGTTGCTGGTGTACAATTACCTTTTGCTAGGTTATTTATTATTGGTTTAACAATCATCTGTGTAGCGGGAATTTACCTCTTCTTACAGCGTTCTAAGTGGGGATTAAGAATTAGGTCGGTTACCCAAAACCGCAGTATGAGTGCTTGTTTAGGTATCCCAACTCAAACAGTTGATGCTATCACTTTTGCGTTAGGTTCTGGTTTAGCGGGTGTGGCTGGTTGTGCAATTAGTTTACTCGGTTCTGTAGGGCCAAATACCGGACAAAATTACATCATCGACACCTTTATGGTTGTGGTTGTTGGTGGTGTGGGTAACTTAGCAGGTACTATTGTCGCTGCTTTGGGAATTGGGACAGCTAACTTTTTAATTGGTTCTGGAACTCTGGCTTTGTTATTAACTCCTGTAAAGCCTTTGGTAGATTTCTTCACCTTTTTTGCTACTACAAGTATGGCGAAGGTGATGGTATTTGTCCTGATTATTCTGTTTTTGCAGTGGAAACCTGCGGGGATTTTTCCGCAAAAAGGGCGTACTGTTGATGCTTAG
- the urtD gene encoding urea ABC transporter ATP-binding protein UrtD, with translation MNAKILETENVTVSFDGFKALNQLNFSMDVGELRVVIGPNGAGKTTFLDVITGKVQPTIGRVLFKGKNLRSIPEHQIARRGIGRKFQTPRVYLNLTPRENLEITSNRNKNVFSTLFGRADSSEKNSIKGLLETIGLTVKADIPAALLSHGEKQRLEIGMLVAQSPDLLLVDEPVAGLTDEETYNIGELLLTLAQNHSILVIEHDMEFVRQIARRVTVLHEGSVLCEGNFEEVQNDPKVIEVYLGHQE, from the coding sequence ATGAACGCCAAAATTTTGGAAACTGAAAACGTAACTGTAAGTTTTGATGGCTTTAAAGCACTCAATCAGTTAAATTTTAGTATGGATGTAGGGGAATTGCGAGTAGTAATTGGCCCCAATGGTGCTGGTAAAACTACATTTTTAGATGTAATTACAGGTAAAGTACAACCAACTATTGGACGGGTTTTATTTAAAGGTAAAAATCTCCGTTCTATACCGGAACATCAAATTGCTAGGCGAGGAATTGGGCGTAAATTCCAAACGCCGAGAGTATATCTCAATTTAACACCACGCGAAAATTTAGAAATTACCAGCAACCGCAATAAAAATGTTTTTTCTACCTTATTTGGGCGTGCTGATAGTTCGGAAAAAAATAGTATCAAAGGGTTATTAGAAACAATTGGCTTAACTGTCAAAGCAGACATCCCCGCAGCTTTGTTATCTCACGGAGAAAAGCAACGTTTAGAAATTGGAATGTTAGTAGCCCAGTCTCCTGACTTACTGCTAGTTGATGAACCAGTTGCAGGTTTAACAGATGAAGAAACATATAATATTGGCGAACTACTGTTAACACTCGCGCAAAATCATTCAATTTTAGTCATTGAACATGATATGGAATTTGTACGCCAAATTGCCCGCAGAGTCACAGTATTACATGAAGGTTCAGTATTATGTGAAGGTAATTTTGAAGAAGTGCAGAATGATCCAAAGGTAATTGAAGTTTATTTAGGTCATCAAGAGTAA
- the urtA gene encoding urea ABC transporter substrate-binding protein, which translates to MSRRFNRRRFLIYGSATLGSTIFLKACTTETPTATNSPATSPTAAPAAATSGNTIKVGILHSLSGTMAISEKSVVDAEKLAIKEINANGGVLGKQIEAVVEDGASNWDTFREKATKLIDQDKVAVVFGCWTSASRKNVKPVFESKDHMLWYPVQYEGQECSKNIFYTGAAPNQQIEPSVDWLLKNKGKQFFLVGSDYVFPRTANTIIKAQLEALGGKTVGEDYLPLGNTEVTPIITKIKQALPNGGVIYNTLNGDSNVAFFKQLKGAGLTPDKYPSMSVSIAEEEVKAIGVEYLKGHYAAWNYFQTVDTPANKKFVEAFKKEYGAERVTNDPMEAAYIAVYLWKQAVEKAGTPDLVKVRAAAYGQTIDAPEGKVTVNANHHISKIVRIGEVRDDGLFNIVYATPAPVEPVPWNQFVKETKGYACDWSDPAKGGKYKKA; encoded by the coding sequence ATGAGTAGACGATTTAACAGACGCAGGTTTTTAATATACGGTTCCGCAACCCTCGGTAGCACAATTTTTCTCAAGGCTTGTACAACTGAAACTCCAACTGCTACCAATAGTCCAGCTACATCTCCTACTGCTGCGCCGGCTGCGGCTACTAGTGGTAACACAATCAAAGTAGGTATTTTGCATTCTCTCAGTGGCACAATGGCTATTAGTGAAAAAAGCGTTGTTGATGCTGAAAAATTAGCAATTAAGGAAATTAATGCTAATGGTGGTGTTTTAGGAAAGCAAATTGAAGCTGTAGTAGAAGATGGTGCTTCTAACTGGGATACCTTTAGAGAAAAAGCTACTAAGCTGATCGATCAAGATAAGGTAGCGGTAGTTTTTGGCTGTTGGACTTCTGCTAGCCGCAAGAATGTCAAGCCAGTTTTTGAAAGTAAAGACCATATGCTGTGGTATCCTGTGCAGTATGAAGGTCAAGAGTGTTCTAAAAACATCTTTTACACAGGCGCAGCACCTAATCAACAAATTGAACCTTCTGTTGATTGGCTGTTAAAAAATAAGGGTAAACAATTCTTTTTAGTCGGTTCAGACTATGTTTTCCCTCGCACTGCTAACACCATTATTAAAGCGCAATTAGAAGCACTAGGTGGCAAAACAGTTGGAGAAGATTATTTACCATTAGGTAATACCGAAGTAACACCAATTATCACCAAAATTAAGCAAGCTTTGCCTAATGGAGGCGTGATTTACAACACCTTAAATGGTGATAGTAATGTGGCTTTTTTTAAACAATTAAAAGGTGCAGGCTTAACACCAGATAAATATCCTTCGATGTCGGTAAGTATTGCCGAAGAAGAAGTTAAAGCTATTGGTGTGGAATATCTCAAAGGTCACTATGCAGCTTGGAATTACTTCCAAACAGTAGACACACCTGCAAATAAGAAATTTGTGGAAGCTTTCAAGAAAGAATATGGCGCAGAAAGGGTAACAAATGACCCGATGGAAGCTGCATATATTGCTGTTTATCTGTGGAAACAAGCAGTAGAAAAAGCAGGTACTCCTGACTTAGTGAAAGTGCGTGCTGCGGCTTATGGACAAACTATCGATGCGCCAGAAGGTAAAGTCACAGTCAACGCCAATCATCACATATCTAAAATTGTGCGAATTGGTGAAGTGAGAGACGATGGTTTGTTTAATATTGTTTATGCTACACCTGCGCCTGTTGAGCCAGTTCCTTGGAATCAATTTGTGAAAGAAACTAAGGGATATGCTTGTGATTGGTCAGATCCAGCTAAGGGTGGTAAGTACAAAAAAGCCTAA
- the urtC gene encoding urea ABC transporter permease subunit UrtC: MKRKAGKLILIEVGVVVAIALILILIMPVVLSEFRLNLLGRFLSLAIVALAIDLIWGYTGLLSLGHGIFFGLGGYAIAMYLKLQVPSGELPDFMGLYGVTELPWFWKPFYSFPIAAVSVVLIPGVLAGVLGYLVFRNRIKGVYFSILTQAAIIVFFNFFNGQQQFFNGTNGLIDFTTLFGATVSDPKTKFIFYTLTVIFLVATYGVCRWLTSGRFGKLLIAIRDDESRVRFSGYDPTEYKTLVFAVSGAIAGIAGAFYTLQSGSVSPRAMDIAFSIEMVIWVAVGGRATLIGAIVGTLLVNYARAFLSEQFAEIWLFFQGALFLIVVTVLPDGLVGWLRQHKIPFIKPPQEISTYPSLEEDPEVQHERQNFGN; this comes from the coding sequence ATGAAAAGAAAGGCAGGAAAGTTAATATTAATTGAAGTTGGGGTAGTAGTGGCGATCGCACTTATCCTGATTTTAATTATGCCAGTGGTGTTATCTGAGTTTCGCTTGAATTTGTTGGGGCGATTTTTGTCCCTGGCGATTGTGGCTTTAGCTATTGATTTGATTTGGGGTTATACTGGCTTACTCAGTTTGGGACATGGGATTTTCTTTGGCTTGGGTGGATATGCGATCGCTATGTACCTGAAGTTGCAAGTCCCATCTGGTGAGTTACCGGATTTCATGGGATTGTATGGTGTAACTGAACTTCCCTGGTTTTGGAAGCCTTTTTATTCTTTTCCCATAGCAGCCGTGTCGGTGGTATTAATTCCCGGTGTGCTGGCGGGTGTGTTGGGATATTTAGTATTTCGCAATCGGATTAAGGGCGTTTATTTTTCGATTTTGACCCAAGCCGCAATTATTGTCTTTTTTAACTTCTTTAACGGTCAACAACAATTTTTTAACGGTACCAACGGGCTGATAGATTTTACAACTTTGTTTGGTGCCACAGTCAGCGACCCAAAAACCAAATTTATTTTCTACACTCTCACAGTCATCTTTCTCGTTGCTACCTACGGTGTTTGTCGCTGGTTAACAAGTGGACGTTTTGGGAAATTATTAATCGCCATTCGCGACGATGAAAGCCGGGTGAGATTTTCTGGCTATGATCCTACAGAATATAAAACATTAGTGTTTGCAGTTTCCGGCGCGATCGCAGGGATTGCAGGAGCATTTTACACCCTCCAAAGTGGTTCTGTTTCACCTAGAGCAATGGATATTGCATTTTCCATTGAAATGGTAATTTGGGTAGCTGTAGGCGGAAGGGCTACTTTAATTGGGGCGATTGTGGGAACTTTATTAGTTAATTATGCCCGTGCTTTTTTAAGCGAACAATTTGCCGAAATCTGGCTATTTTTCCAAGGCGCACTATTTTTAATAGTAGTAACAGTGCTTCCTGATGGCTTAGTCGGATGGTTGCGTCAACACAAGATTCCTTTTATCAAACCTCCTCAAGAAATTTCCACATATCCCAGCTTAGAAGAAGACCCGGAAGTGCAACATGAACGCCAAAATTTTGGAAACTGA
- a CDS encoding phosphate/phosphite/phosphonate ABC transporter substrate-binding protein: MRVSKKGLLVAGSALVSLAGLAFSTFGEMQATSANFALKQQTPSLLAQKLKTLTVVFPSRSDSTDLQNKANAVGAFLSKELGIPVKAQVSDDTAAVEALRANRADVAFLSSRPALKAEQLANSRLYLAEVRDNYSGRHTYSSVFVVPSNSPLKSRNNAKATLEQLRGKRMAFTSPTSGSGFIFPVGELVKQGFVQSSDRLDGFFGQVSYGGNYSKALQAVVRGQADVATVSEYALNSPYITPEEKSKLRVLYRISGVPAHGIAIDDDVPAPEREKIINALLKLNQSQNNALLRNLYNSTELVRVDHNRHLAPVRDALARVGIAP; the protein is encoded by the coding sequence ATGAGAGTGAGCAAGAAGGGCTTGTTGGTTGCTGGTTCTGCATTGGTATCACTTGCAGGGCTAGCATTTAGCACGTTTGGGGAAATGCAAGCAACGAGCGCTAATTTTGCTCTTAAGCAACAAACACCAAGTTTGCTTGCCCAAAAATTAAAAACTTTGACAGTAGTTTTTCCTAGCAGATCTGATTCTACAGATTTGCAAAACAAAGCCAATGCTGTGGGAGCATTTTTATCGAAAGAATTAGGTATCCCAGTTAAAGCACAGGTAAGCGATGATACGGCTGCGGTAGAAGCTTTGAGAGCAAATCGGGCTGATGTGGCTTTCCTGAGTAGCCGTCCAGCATTGAAGGCTGAACAATTAGCAAATTCTCGTTTGTACTTAGCTGAAGTCCGTGATAACTATTCGGGAAGACACACTTATAGCTCAGTATTTGTTGTCCCCAGCAATAGCCCTTTAAAAAGCAGAAATAACGCCAAAGCTACTCTAGAACAACTCCGTGGTAAAAGAATGGCGTTTACTTCGCCTACTTCGGGTTCTGGGTTTATTTTCCCTGTAGGTGAATTGGTCAAACAAGGATTTGTTCAAAGTAGCGATCGCTTGGATGGATTCTTTGGTCAAGTTAGCTACGGTGGTAATTACAGCAAAGCTTTACAAGCAGTGGTACGCGGTCAAGCTGATGTAGCCACAGTATCAGAATATGCTCTCAATAGCCCGTATATCACCCCAGAAGAAAAGAGCAAGTTACGCGTACTGTATCGTATTTCTGGTGTACCAGCCCACGGTATCGCTATTGATGACGACGTTCCCGCACCAGAACGCGAAAAAATTATTAACGCCCTCCTCAAGTTAAATCAATCACAAAATAATGCGTTACTACGCAATTTATATAACTCTACAGAGTTGGTGAGAGTCGATCACAATCGTCACCTAGCACCCGTTCGGGATGCGCTAGCACGTGTTGGGATTGCACCTTAA